Sequence from the Deltaproteobacteria bacterium genome:
GCAAGCAGATCCGACGTATTTTCAGAGACTTCCCAAATCGTCTTTCGAGGCTTTCGTCGCGGTTCGACCTCCGCGTTTCTTCCTCGAAAGCCAGGGCGGTGCCCTCTACCCACTGACATTGGCAAAGAACCTCTTTTTTTAGGCGCGGATCACCAGCGCCTGATCCCCCGCGAGCTGCTCCGGATCCGCCACCCGCTTGCGAAACGTCTCGACGCCCGCGCGTCAACGCCGCGACATGCCCGCGACAATGCCGCGATCATGGGGATTTGGGCGCATGGGGGCAAGGGCGCGAAGACAGCCGGAGGTGCCTTCTTGCCGCTGCTCGTTCCGCGATGATGCGTTCCAGTACGATTCCGTCGAACCCCCGACCCATCTGGTCGCGCCGGGCGAATTCGGGTAATAACTGCCCGAACGGCCAAAGTTATTTCACCTCCGTTTACATTTCTCGCGAGGCCCCATGACAGCGACCAAGGATACGCGCCGATCGACCAAGGGCAAAGCGCGCCGGGAGCAGATTTTGGAGAAGGCGGCGCGCGAGTTTGCCGCGCGGGGATACCACGCGACCACAATCGCCCACATCCTCGACGGGTTGGGGATCGCGCGCGGCACGTTCTACCTCTATTTCGAAAACAAGCGGGCGATCTTCGACGAACTTGTGCAGTCGCTCATGGAGCGCCTCGCGGGAGCGATCCGCGTGATCGACCTGCATGACGCGGAACGGGACCCCCACGAGCAACTGCACGACAATCTCGTGCGCGTGTTCACGATCCTGCTGGAGAATCGCGGAGCGGCGAAGATCCTGCTCGAAGGCGGCGGCGGGGCCGACCCCGAGTTCGAGAAAAAGATCGACGAGTTCTACGCGCAGGCCCGGTTCCTGCTCAAGCGGTCGCTCGAGCACGGGCGCCGAATCGGCCTGCTGCGTCCCATCGATACCGGCTTTTTCGCCGACTGCGCCCTCGGCGCGGTGCGCGAGGTCGTGCGTCACGCGTTGTCCAAGCCGCCCGGCGAGATCGACGTGGCGCGGCTCGCCGCCCAGCTCATCGACTATCACACGCACGGTGTTTTCGCCGAAAAACCCGCGCCGACCGCTTGACGAAAAGCTCGTTCGCCGTTACGGGCTTGGCGCGATCCAAGATCGGGAGTTTTCATGATCATCACCGCGACGCGAATCCGGGCGGGAAACATCATCGACATGAACGGCGATCCCTGCCGGGTGATGGCCGTGCAGCACGTGGTCACCGGGCGCGGCTCGGGCGGCGTGCAGACCAAGATGCGCAACCTGCGCACGGGAACGCAGTTCGAGCAGCGGTTCCGCTCGTCCGAAACCGTGAGCGAGGTCGAGCTCGATCATCACGAGATGGAGTTTCTCTACCGGGACGACTCCGGTTTTCATTTCATGAACACGCAAAGCTACGAGCAGATCAGCCTGACCGAAGAGGTGCTGGGCGAGACCGCGAAGTGGCTTCAGGAAAACCTGCGCATCGCGATGCTGTTTTACAACGAGCAGGTGGTGGGCGCTTCGCCGCCAAAGACCATGGTACTGCGTGTCGAGGAAACGAAACCGCGAATGAAGGGCGCCACGCAGACCGCCATGCCCAAACCCGCGAAGCTCGAGAACGGTGTCACCGTCGCGGTGCCCGAGTTCGTCGAGGCGGGCGACCTGATCCGGGTGGACACGATCGAGGAGGCCTACGTCGAACGCGTGAAGGAATAGGCTCGTCCGGCCCAACCGGCTCGTTCGCTCTCATGCGTTCGGACGTTTGTGCCGATAGATTGCCGATCCTGCGCGCGGGGAAACGGGCGGGGCGCTTGCGTGCCCGGTCCGGTCCCGTGTTAGGATGTAGCGCGCGGAAAAGGGGATCGGCGTGGATCGCCCCCGGCACGAAAGGCCGGCGGCGGTCTGACAGGACCCCGGGACGAGAGAACCCGTTCAAAAGGAACGCCGGAATTGGCTGCCGAGAAAAACTTCGCCCTTGAACGCTATTTGCAGATCATCTGGTATCGCAAATGGCTGCTCGTGGTGCCGATCGTCACGATGGTGCTCGTCACGGGCGTCGGCAGCCTGTTTCTGACGAATATCTACCGCTCGTACACCCTGATCCTCGTCGAGCCGCAGCAGGTGCCGCAGGAGTTCGTGACGTCCTCCGTCAGCATGTCGGTGGAAAAGCACATGAACACCATCCGGCAGCAGCTTCTGTCGCGGTCGATCCTCGAACGCGTCATCAACGAATACAAGCTCTACCCCGATCTGGTCGCGCGCAACGTGCCGATGGAAGAGATCCTCGAACTGATGCGCGCGAACATCGAGCTGCGCGTCGAGGGCAAGGACGCGTTCACGCTCTATTTCCAGGGTCCCGATCCGCACTTGGTCATGCAGGTGACCAACAAAATGGCGAGCCTGTTCATCGACAGCACCATGGCGACCCGCGAGCAGCAGGCGGGGGAGACCGTCGATTTCCTCGAAACGCAGGGCAAGGAACTCAAGGCGACCCTCGACAATCTCGACCAGCAGATCCGCGCCTTCAAGCAGCAGCACATCGGCGAATTGCCCGAGCAGATGGAAGCCAACCTGCGCACGATCGAACGGCTCCAGAT
This genomic interval carries:
- a CDS encoding TetR/AcrR family transcriptional regulator, which codes for MTATKDTRRSTKGKARREQILEKAAREFAARGYHATTIAHILDGLGIARGTFYLYFENKRAIFDELVQSLMERLAGAIRVIDLHDAERDPHEQLHDNLVRVFTILLENRGAAKILLEGGGGADPEFEKKIDEFYAQARFLLKRSLEHGRRIGLLRPIDTGFFADCALGAVREVVRHALSKPPGEIDVARLAAQLIDYHTHGVFAEKPAPTA
- the efp gene encoding elongation factor P, which translates into the protein MIITATRIRAGNIIDMNGDPCRVMAVQHVVTGRGSGGVQTKMRNLRTGTQFEQRFRSSETVSEVELDHHEMEFLYRDDSGFHFMNTQSYEQISLTEEVLGETAKWLQENLRIAMLFYNEQVVGASPPKTMVLRVEETKPRMKGATQTAMPKPAKLENGVTVAVPEFVEAGDLIRVDTIEEAYVERVKE